AGACGAGCGGTGGTGGACAGAACACACGTCCAGAGGCTGAGAGTCTCCTGCAATGGGTTGTGGGAATGTGGAGGACAAGGAGGGTTTTAGATCATGATTTTGAATATTGACATTAACTTCACAACTCTGCCCTTGTGAAATGATGATGCTGCTTATGACTGCTTATGGCTAAAGTTGCTGCTTATGGCTCCAGTAAAGTGatgctttttacattttagtaatttagtcgacgctcttatgcagagtgACTAACAGGAGcaatggttaagtgccttgctcaaggacatatcgatagatttttcaactagtcggctcaggaattcgaaccagcaacctttcggttactggctcaacgctcttaaccgctaggctacctaccgcCCCAGTGGCTAAAGATGATTTTAAGATACACCAGATAACAAAGTCAAGTACAATGTAATCTCAAATGTATTATGTCTTATTAAATGTGTTTTTAATTTAAGATCATATCTCACCAATGATAATATGCAGAGCAGAGGTCACTGGGTCATTGACTCCCACAGTGGCgaaacacacacagtctgtgGAGCCTGAGGAGAGAACACACAGACTCATATCAGACGCATCTTTATAGTTAGGGTTAATCTTAAGTCTTTTCTTGATTCCTTGTGTCCTCCCttctcacctccttctcaaatTTCAGAAGGGCGCGAAGAGAACATCAGAGAACATCCACTTTCTttgaggaaggtcttctgagatCAACTTATTTAATTATTGATCAATGATGTCTCTCTCACCTGCAGGAATGATGCCAATGTGAAGGTCACAGGACTGTAGAGAGGGGTCATGCTCCGATAGCCCTGCCTCCTGCTGTGTTCGGCCAATCACACCGTGCAGCAGCTCGCTGAACATTCCGTCCCCGCCCAcacataccacactgaggtaggGACAAACATAAACAAACAGTGATGTGATGAAACCCAATCACAGGCTACGCCTGAAATGTAGTGCGCTACTCaatattccctataaagtgcacttcttttgaacagagtcctatgggccttaatacttttgaccagagccctcatCAAAAGCAGTGAATAGGGTAGCATTACGGCATAATAATTGGCTGCCATAGTGTTGCTGTTTACATGACAACATTCAAATGTCTGACGTACCCATCGAAACCAGTCAGGTCTTTCTTTAGTATGTGGTCTCTCGCCTGGTTGGCCCGCTCTGTCACTGAATGACAAAAACAAAGCAAAATGTGTTTTACTACTAGAATAGACCATGTTATAATATAGCAATAGACCATGTTATTATATAGCAACAGACCATGTTATTATATTGCAATAGACCATGTAATTATGAGCATAATTATGTGTCACGCCAATATCACCACACAATGCACTTGGTAATTAGCCTGCTACAGACAAATCCACGAAACAAACTTAACTACCAGTTCTATCGGTTTGTCAGTACGTCACAGGATTTTCTGCATTACTATTGTCTCACACGGGTCTCACCTATAACATGAGCGCTGATACCTGCCAGCTCAAACAGTGGGGCCACTAGAGAGTGATAGATCTGTCTCCCTTGTTTCTTTCCTCCGAACGGGTTGATGAACACCAACAACCTGTGAGGACGAGAGGagcctgagagaggagaggaggatagacaGATCcaaagaaaaagagaggagacagagtggATCCATAACAAACAACAGTTGGCAGCGGCGGGGGGGTTAAGAATTGCACTATTTTATCTATTTTATCTTATCTCAGGACAAGTGAAGTTATCCTTACTGTGTGTTTTGAGGGCAATCCTCAGCAGGGTCATCCACTGGTCTCTGAGGTCCCTGCTGGGACAGCTGAACTGGGTCCTGCCCAGGTGCCATAGCAACCCATAGGAACTACCACTGCTGCTGCGCTTCACATAGAACACTGCAGAACAgtacacagggagggagggagggagggagggggagagggattggggggagagagaaagcgtACTGTTCACACTTTAAACAAAGTACATCAAGGCTTAATAAAGAATCCTTAtaagcccccccacacacacacacacacacaccaataaatCGCTTGTTTGATTTTGTGTTGTGTCTAATCTCGGCTCCCAGAACCAAATCTCTCGCTGCGTCTGTTACCAGAGACTGTGTATCTGACCTTGGGGCAGTAACATAACTCACCTGTGaagtctctgtctgtgtcttcaGAAACTGACCTCTGGGGTAGAACCTCCACACGCCCCTCCTCCACACCAACAACCTCCGACACTGGTACTGAAACTAGGATCACACAGGCACAGTATGACATTGAAACTTGTATCACataagccctgtttatacctggtgataacatgcgtcctttgtcctgataTTGTCCACATTCTGATAGTGCCCACATTTTTAGGCAGTTGTAGATGATTAAAAgacacattgtgatctgattgtgatcagatcttcctcGCCACCTCCGGAGGTATTCAGGCACACATTGTGTCTGAATATCAATCAAGTGTAAACAGATCTGGATGGTTAAACCATTTAAATTCATTCAATCAATATACCGtcctctaaaatcattgacaggtagCACTATTGACTTGTGGCATCAGTAATTGTCTTAAAAATAAACATGATTTTGAAAGTATCtgtcaaataatttgcatacagggagggaccaTCTAATATGGTCACAATGCGGACACTATAGACGGCTAAGAGACACATTTTAATACAATATGTAGATGCGACAAACCTTGGTCAGATAGTGATTGGGTCATATTGATCAGCTCATCAAACTCACATGTTAGCGCAAGGTGTAAAGGAGGCTAcagacaccgacacacacacacacacacaaacacacacatacacacacaaacacacacatacacacacactggtaaatATTTTGCCTATATTGAGCTCATGTGACTATTAATTAAAGGGCATAtcagataggtgtgtgtgtgtgtgtgtgtgtgtgtgtgtgtgtgtgtgtgtgtgtgtgtgtgtgtgtgtgtgtgtgtgtgtgtgtgtgtgtgtgtgtgtgtgttttctagtGTTTTGTGTTAGTGCTGTATAACTTGTAATTCACCTTTACAGGAAAAGCAACATTCTTCATGAGTGAAATACAGTGTGCCTATAATAATTTGTCTGTTTATAGCAATTTCTCTGAAACACACACTACTTACTAGCCTACTAACTTTACAGAATGGATATAATTTCATTTCATAATTGTTGAAATAAGTCTTCACATTTTACCACTAGCATGTAGCCTATTTACATTAGTCTCCACTTGCATGCTGTCTCCAAGACAGGTTTGGTGACTTTCTATTAGTGGTGCATAGCACACATTCTCTCTACTCAAAACAACAAGAAGCATGCTGTGTAATGCTGATGGGATGGAATGATTACCATATGAGGCTAGTCAAGTCGTCCTTTTATTTACTTTATTCTAAGAGTGAATGAGATTGTTATGCAGTTATTACTAGGCAACCTAAGATAAAATCCTATATAAATTCTATATGAGCCTACATAAAAGTGTATTTAAATGTAATGTATATAATTAAATGTCTGCATTTAAAAAGAGAGGGGGTCAACAGATGCCATGCACGATGAAAGTGAGGGATAAAAGGATAAAAGGGACTCACCGGTCTTATCGCGGTTCTTCTTATCGAGCTCAGTCCAGTTGAGGTGCAAACCGGTAAGGGCTGCCCGGTAACGTTTCTTACCAACCCATAGACTGGACTCCAACTGTACTAGACCTACGTCCATACTACATGTATCTCTACAAACGTCTATAGTATAGATAGACAGGATTGTAGTTCTCTATCTTACTTTCACAGAAGAATGTAGGCAAGGGTAGAACGATTTATTCTACAAATTATTCCAATAATTCAATATTGCCGCATATTCAAATTATAACCTCTCCTGATACCAGCTCCACTCTCAAAACAATATCTCAAAGTGTTGTTCAGATACCATATAGCTCTGATAAGATTAATAAGATAGCGAAACTTTTTTGTATCTGTAAAGTCCCTGTCTTTATATTAACGCGCATGTCAGTGACAGGTAGGCTTCTTTTCTAAAAATATTTTGGTTTCCTTATATGCCTCTCTCGTCTCGCACCTGTCGTTAACATTTGCAtgctgctctctgattggctgttACTACCCGTTGCAGGTAATTAGCATAAATTCAAGTTATGTCAAAATATTGGATTCCTTTTACTCTTTATACACTTTTAACTGCTCTGTATGAAATATCCTACATTTCataagtcttttttttttttttttgccaactCTAGTCTTTATAGCCTAAACTGTCTGAACTTGAATTGAACTGAGAAGTTGCCTAATGTTGTTGACTTAATTACCCTTAAAAAAACGAATATCAACGTAATACCTTGGTAATGCACTGATCATTGCCAATGCTAGGGACATTTTTTAATAAGGCTTGTGCATGGACTGTGGGGAGTCTAGGTGTACTTGATTTATGGTAGCTCATCCCGCATGCGCCGGATAACACCTATTTTACTCAGCTTCCCGGCGCACCGGGCAAACTAATCAAGTGCGCCTTCACTGATATGTCCGTCAAAATGTATTCCTGTCCTCATTGGGTGTTGGAGGTTCTATTTCATAATTTCCGCTGTAGCCAGTCCAATCCCACGCAACTAGAGGCGGGACTCACCTCTGGACCCCTTCCGGTTTATCGCATGCTTCCCCTTCAATTTAGCTAACTAACATATCTTAAACATAATTTATAGACAACGTTAGGAGTTCATAAAACACTTTAGTTCCATACTTTATACATTTCATCATCTGAAATTGTGACAGTCGAAGAAAACATGAATATTCGCAACGCGAGGGTAAGTGAGCCGACCATGCAACACtatgtgtgttagctagctagctagccacccatcgctaatcaaatcaaatcaattcttatttataataacAATGCAAGGCTTTGTGATCGCTGCACGTTTGCTTGTCAAGTGAAACTGCTGCTAGCTTAATTAGCTACTACGTAAATGGATTGCTACTACGGTAGCTAGCTGGATACAAAGTGAACAAGAGTAACTAGTTCCACTTCAAGTGTAGTTACGTTAGCTAGTTAGTAACGTTAGTGACGTTTTGATTGAATCAGTGTCCACAGTCCAGACATGACATCTCTTCTGGTTGTCCCTTTTCTCAAGTGCCATTGTTTCAATCAGTGTCCAAACCATTGACATGTCTTGTTGTTCTGTTTCCTCAGCCGGAGGACCTTATGAACATGCAGCACTGCAACCTGCTGTGTCTCCCAGAGAACTACCAGATGAAATACTACTTCTACCATGGACTGTCCTGGCCACAGGTTAATATGGCTTCCTCTTCATCATCAGACATCTCCATTGCCACTTCACTCATATCACTTGAGTCAAGTCTTTGTTCTTGCATTCAATCAGTCAAAAATGGAATTTCTCTACTCAACCAATAGGAATGAGTAACATTCGATTTTGGTCTAGCTAGTTGTTACtagatcaaattgtatttgtcacatgcgccgaatacaacaggtgtagaccaaaaataacattaaataaaaataaataaaagtaacataatTAAAGAGCAGATGTCTGTGTAACTCTGTGCGTCTATCTCTAACATCACCTCTTTGTTCATCTTTCAGCTCTCCTACATCGCAGAGGATGAGAATGGCAAAATAGTGGGATATGTTTTGGCCAAGATGTGAGTATACCTGAACTACAGAGCTTATCTCATGCCATTGTTTGTCAGTGTCTATCAAGCCCTCACTCTTTATGTGGCATGCAGGGAGGAGGACCCAGATGATGTCCCCCATGGTCACATCACATCCCTGGTGAGTCTTGGTTCTGTACTGTTCATTGTAGTACTTTATAGGTTCAATATGGGATAGGCAGTAGACTATGGAGGAGCTTGCAGAAGAAGGAGGTGACCTCTCATCTGCAGCACCTTGTCAGGTtgtttagttgttgttgttgagtgaCAGGAAGGACTGTTAACAAATGTTTGGattgtctttgtgtctgtctgtctctcaggctGTCAAGCGTTCTCACAGACGTCTGGGTCTGGCTCAGAAGCTGATGGACCAAGCCAGCCGAGCTATGATTGAAAACTTCAATGCCAAATATGTCTCACTTCATGTCCGGAAAAGGTAGTGCAGTGTGCTGGATGTCTGTGTTGGACTTCAATGAGATGTCTCCACCACTCCACTAGTCATTGTTATATTGCTCTTAGATAAGAATTTCCAGATTAGTTGTTGTAATGGAATGTTGAATACATATCACTCTCCTGTTCTCTAGAGAAGTATAGACAGAAGATCATTTGAATACAGAGAGACATTGTTTTTCAGACCATTCTTAATGTGACTTGTATTGTTTTATCCTGTTGATCTGTATCTGTATTTTTTGGTTCACAAATAACTTGAATTGCATCCATCTCATTTTCTCCTACTGCAGTAACCGAGCGGCCTTGCACCTGTACTCCAACACACTGAAATTCCAGTAAGTAACATGGATCTCCTCCTGTCCATGTGTAAACGGACCCTCCTAAAGCAAGTGCTTATGTAAATGTTGATGTTGCATGTCAGCCTCCTAGTCAAAGTGAGGTTGTCTCGGGAACTGTGGAGTCATATTCCCTACTGATATATCCAAATGATGGTCTCTGCTGCAGAATTCAAATGTATCCAAAGGTTGTTTATTTGATTTACTTTTCCCTTATTTAACCAGTGATTGTTTGCAGTGCTACGATCACAAACAATGTCCATGTATAATGTGTTGATCCTATTCCCCACTCACATACTAATCATTTTCATTCACCTCTATAGGATTAGTGAAATAGAGCCCAAATACTATGCAGATGGGGAGGATGCCTATGCCATGAAGAGAGACCTAGCTCACATGGCTGATGAGGTGAGTTTTAACTCCTATCCTTCTTTCCAGCAGCATGGCTTGATAGTGTTTTGCATACAGTGGCTCCTCTCTGCCATGAGGGTAAGGTCAACCTTTAAACAAACCATTAAGAGAGACACCTCCACACACTGCTGTCTATGTTTACCAATACTCCACATGGGAGCATAGATTGCAGTGTCTCTTTTTTATCATAGGCGGAACATATTTTTTCGATATCCAGAACCTGGTCAAAGCTGCATTCTGACCACGTGTCTGTCTAGTGCATTCTGACCAAGTGTGTCTGTTGTTTCTGTCTATGGGTCCCACAGTTGAGGAAGCCAGGAGTGAAGGCACTGGGTCAGGAGACCCTTACCGCTACGACCACACCTGGTGAccaggagaaagagggagagagggacagtggtGGAGAGAGCAAAGAGCTCAGTGAAGTTAGCGAAGCTACAGAGAGCACAGACGTCAAAGATTCATCCTCCGATTCACAATGACTCTGCCATCTTTAGTAGCCATTTTTTAATTTCGCCATGAAAGTTACTTATTACACTTTTTTATCTCTTGCCGAAAAGGAAAAAACTGATTTGGCTTCAATCTTTACCCAGTGTTCATCTTCAACTATTCACCTCAGTTACTTTGAATATTTTACCTTTACAACATACACTGTACAGTCATACATTTTACCTTTACGCCGTACAGTAACATATTTTACCTTTACGCCGTACAGTAACATATTTGACCTTTACGCCGTACAGTAACATATTTTACCTTTACACTGTACTGTAATATATTTTACCTTTACACCATACAGTAATATATTTTACCTTTACACCATACATCTACTGTAATATATTTTACCTTTACACCATACAGTTATATATTATACCTTTACACCATACAGTAGTAGATTTTACCATTACTGTGTACACGGTACAGTAATATATTTTACTTTTACAGCATACACCCTACAATAATATATTTTATCTTTACAGTGTACACCGAACAGTAATATATATTTGACCTTTACACCGTACAGTAATAGTTTTTTTCCATAACTTTCTCTGTTGACATTAGTGACAAACAAAGCGAATTGAGAATTGGTTGAAAGGAATGTTTTTGGAACTGGAATGAAAGTGGATTTTGAGCACAAATTCACGACTGGTTTCATAAAAGTTTGTAATTATATTTGATGTTGTCACTAGTACTTCATCGTCGGCCACCCCACCCATGAAATCTACACATTTTGAAAACATAACCTGTGTTTTTGGATGTGTCAAAATCAGGTCTGTTAAGTATTCTTCAAAATACTCAAAATAAAAGTTTCAAGTAATACATTTTGTAATGTATTTCTTCTCTGCGTACTAGATGGCCAGTAAAATGCAACTTTAAATATTTTGAGAAATTCTCAGTGACCACTAGGTAATAACGTAGAAATGTAATGAATAGTGCTGACAAAAGTCCATATTTTACTTGACTGAGAAGCATGTCTGTTCTGTACAACACATTTCTATCTAAGCATGCAGCTCTGTTCCTTTCTTCATTAGAACAAACCAGACAGACAGGAAACAAACCCAGAGAATCTATCACCCTCACACTTGTGTATTTAGCCTGCCTTGTGGTGCTTTTGCTCACACACATTTTAAGAGGTGTTGAAGTACATATAATGCTGTCTTTAGCAGGATGTCCAGATTTAAAGCTGAACATTTATTTTCTCTTAACTGATCGAAGTATAAAAATGAGACCTCCCCTCTCAAATAAAATGCATTTAGAGAAGTTTAATTGACTGATTGTTTGCACATAAGTAAAATGTGGTTTGATTTAGCAGAGCTTACAGAATTAAACACAAAAGGAACACTTCTCCTGAATGTTGAAGAAACAAACGATATGACATTTATCTAAACCATCAGTTAAAAAGTCAAAAGCGAAGGACCTTCCAGAATACAAGGCAAGCCTTTCTTTATCAAGTAACTTGAATGCCTGGTTGCAATATAATCATCTAGAGGCTTTAGTGTGTACTTTGAGTCATGAAAGGAGTTTGCATTTTATTTACAGTGTCAATAGGGCTCACGTGCATGCTTTCAACTCCAGTTGAGTAAATCACTCAGTCACTGTGTCCTTTATGATATAGATCAGTTAAGCCACTTAACTTTAGGTTTACAGTCAGTTATTTAAGGTCCTTCAGGTtgagggagaggaaggaaacacagAGGAAGATAGAAGTGAGAGAAGAGTTTTTGACAGTTTGCTGATATTGCCAAGAGGAATGGAAACATTTATTTAGACAGTGGAAATCTTCTCTGTTAGCCAGAAGCAGTGCTGTTTTCACAACATCTCTGGCTTCTTCACACCTTGCAAGGGCATGACAGAACACCGTCACTTCACTCACAGTATTCTACACCGATGTTTCTGGTAAACAACATTAGCTACAAGAGCAAACAAACTACTGCTCTCTAGTCATGCATAGTAACAGGGTtatattacagtgccttgcaaaagtattcatcccccttggcgttttttcctattttgtttcattacaacctgtaatttaaatggatttttatttggatttcatgtaatggacatacacaaaatagtccaaattgtggaagtgaaatgaaaaaaaataacttgtttcaaaaaattctaagaaataaataacggaaaagtggtgcgtgcgtatgtattcaccccctttgctatgaagcccctaaataagatctggtgcaaccaattaccttcagaagtcacataattagttaaattaggccacccaccaaaactcacggaccaggcaaggagggcattaatcagagagggaccaaagataaccctgaaggagctgtaaagctccacagcggaggttGGAGTATCTGTTCATACCACCACTTTAAGCcggacactccacagagctgggctttacggaagagtggccaaaaaaaagccattgcttaaagaaaaaaataagcaaacacgtttggtgttcgccaaaaggcatgtgggagacaccccaaacatatggaagaaggtactctggtcagatgagactaaaattgagctttttggccatcaaggaaaacgctatgtctggcgcaaacccaacacctctcatcaccccgagaacaccatccccacagtgaagcatggtggtggcagcatcatgctggggggatgtttttcatcggcagggactgggaaactggtcagaattgaaggaatgatggatggcactaaatacagggaaattcttgagggaaacctgtttgtcttccagagatttgagactgggacggaggttcaccttccagcaggacaatgaccctaagcatactgcaacacttgagtggtttaaggggaaacaatccaattgagaatctgtggtatgacttaaacattgctgtacaccagcagaacccatccaacttgaaggagctggagcagttttgtttgaagaattggcaaaagtcccagtggctagatgtgccaagctcatagagacataccccaagagacttgcagctgtaattgcttcaaaaggtggctctacaaaatattgactttgcggcagtgaatagttatgcacactcaagttttctgtttttttgtcttatttcttgtttgtttcacaataaaaaataatttgcatcttcaaagtggtacccatgctgtgtaaatcaaatgatacaaaccccccagaaaatccattttaattccaggttgtaaggcaacaaaataggaaaaatgcaaagggggtgaatacttccgcGAGCCACTGTATGTTACATGTGATCACTCTGTCAGTGAGataatctaaatatattttgtcATGACTTGTTCTGATTAATGACCACCACTTTTGGGTGTTACACAAGTGCAATACTTCCATAATATCTATTCGTTACTCAATACGAGATAGGCGTTTATTACAGATGCAGACAGCCCTTACTCAGCTTCACTGTTACTACACACATTAAGTCatagggaggatgaggaggagggggtgtggcTTGAATTAGAAGCTTTCCTCTCCACCACTCTTGCACAAGCCGGCACTGGGTGTTTTAGAAAGTGTCAGGGAgcgacagaacagagagagagagaggaggttagtgaCATTCACCCAGGTTTATGTGTTTAATGTaaaaaaggaggaagagagaagtcATCTTTGGGAGATAAACGTTACTCAGTGTGGAAAAGAAGAGGATTAAAAACAATCTCAGTCAGGTATGAATCTGATTTACGTAACCGAATAACTAGGACATTCATTTCACAATATTTAAGAACGTTGTGTGGCATGTCATGTCTTGTTTGAATTAGACAATGTCTGCTTTGTGTTGATGTACATGTGTAAGAGTACTGTAATTTTCTGGATGTTACACCAAGATTCTGCTTTCTCTACTTGCTGTGAATGTGGTTTCTCTGCTGTTTGACAGTTATAGCTACAATATATCGTAATGTGTATCTCACCCCACTGTGAAGTATGTGGTTGAGGCTGGACGATAAACGGTGAAATACACCACATTAGTACAGCTGTATAGGAAAGACATGTACAGTACCTTCTACCAGTTCAAACTGACCAGTGGATATCAGTTGAGATATACTGGGAGTGCCCTGTATCCTGATGATGATGGCAATAAACTCCAATTCCTGTTGCATGATTCAATGATGATCACATAGTGAAGGAATGGAGAAAGGGAGATGGAAAGGGTGACGAATCGTGTAAAAACAAGATGCTAGACAGCTATGTTCTACAACACATATTATTAAGATACATGAGATGTGTTACACTTTTCAAATGGAAATGCAATGAACCTAAACATAAACTATCGGCAGATATACAGATTTACTTATAAGTATACCTATCTATAgataaggcggcaggtagcttagtggttaagagcgttgtgccagtaactgaaaggtcgctggttctaatccccgagccaactaggtgaaaaatctgtcgatgtgcccttgagcaaggcacttaaccctaatttctcctgtaaatcgctctggataagagcgactgctaaatgacgtaaatgtagatGGAGAGAAGAAATCACAGGGAACGTTTATCTTTTGAAAAATGATTGAAATTGGGAACAGTGTAAAACAGCTGTGTGAAATTGGGAACAGTGTAAAACAGCTGTGTGAAATTGAGTTTTGATGAGTGAAGTTTGGTTTTTGAAAAGGAAATAGGAAGTTAGTTGGCAGTGAAGagggagagcgaaggagggaAAGTGAGGTCAAGTGACTCATGGTTAGTGAGGTCAAGTGACTCATGGTTAGTGATGTCGAGTGATTTTCCTGTAATAATCAAGAAAAAATtgctaaagttaagacgttgtcagctatgatatggtcattatttgaactggctagccagcaaacaagctagaaacgaaccaaaacattgtttagaaagttgtttttagttgcctggtttgctagattgacatatactaaattcatttttaaacggatgggtttattggtgttaaaatacaccagttatgctattttgtaccaccaggctgctgatgtcatgcaactgttgtttttgtgttatactttttcataatgacgatgacaagtttgatgtcggaggtcaatagaatgttcatgatgtcactgcgacaactttCTACAGACATATCGATAGACCAACTGTAAACCAGCCTTAAGCTTTAGGGCGTAACTGTATGCGCGCCAAATGGCCTACACACCAATccccaaatgcttttgggaacgggcagaaaaaCTTTTAATGTCGATCCACCAAGGCAAAAATTACAATGTCGGTGTTTAATCCAAAaagagaaaagctgcgaaatTGATAGTTCAAAATAAAGAGGAGGGAAGgtcagaaaagtaatgttttggaaagatttggtgaagtggtaaaagaggatgatagcagtgctggccggctatgttatgtgtgatgattgtgag
This portion of the Coregonus clupeaformis isolate EN_2021a chromosome 24, ASM2061545v1, whole genome shotgun sequence genome encodes:
- the LOC121537868 gene encoding N-alpha-acetyltransferase 10-like isoform X1 — translated: MNIRNARPEDLMNMQHCNLLCLPENYQMKYYFYHGLSWPQLSYIAEDENGKIVGYVLAKMEEDPDDVPHGHITSLAVKRSHRRLGLAQKLMDQASRAMIENFNAKYVSLHVRKSSNRAALHLYSNTLKFQISEIEPKYYADGEDAYAMKRDLAHMADEVPQLRKPGVKALGQETLTATTTPGDQEKEGERDSGGESKELSEVSEATESTDVKDSSSDSQ
- the LOC121537868 gene encoding N-alpha-acetyltransferase 10-like isoform X2, producing the protein MNIRNARPEDLMNMQHCNLLCLPENYQMKYYFYHGLSWPQLSYIAEDENGKIVGYVLAKMEEDPDDVPHGHITSLAVKRSHRRLGLAQKLMDQASRAMIENFNAKYVSLHVRKSNRAALHLYSNTLKFQISEIEPKYYADGEDAYAMKRDLAHMADEVPQLRKPGVKALGQETLTATTTPGDQEKEGERDSGGESKELSEVSEATESTDVKDSSSDSQ